The window TACACtactaatatattttataaGTTTAGTACTGACCATATTTATTATTTAAGGTTACAAGGTGTTAAGCTTGTTACTTGTTTGTAAGAGGCAACAATGCATAGAATTTTGTTTTGTTAAGGTAATCTTATTGTTTTACCTTCTctatattttagttttttaaaaatattttttatatactcACCGTATCGTCATGTTGATGTTTTTCAAAATTCCCGTATCACCGTACCAATATCACGTATCCATGCATCATGACTGGTAACACATGCAATTAACTACATCAAGCACTCCGCTCTGAGAGCTGTCCTCTCCTTTGAGAACCCCCAAATAGCATGAATCCCAGGATAACTCTAACGATAAAAAAATTGActgaaacaaaataaaatttaccGCCATATCTGATCACAAAACGATTACAAATAACAACAATGACACAACTCAAAAGATCGGACACATATTCAAATGGTTCCCTCTAAAACCATTTTATTATATTACTGTGCCATACagttttgaaaggaggcaccacgtttgCTTTGGAGGCTAAAAATTCCCATATtgatcggagaaaaagaaaagaatagtccaactagaaatacaatttaaaataactgaaattcataattaaaaataagcactcTTGAAAAAAGAGTCCATTTAAGAACCTAATACGAGATTTATTAacattcagaataaaaaataaaataaaatccgaaattagcaaaaaaaaaagaaagaagaattcgagcagaaatataatttaaaaataaataaaattcgaaattaaaattatgaaatattgaaagaagagtccatataaaaaacctaatacgagattaatttaaattcagaataaaaataaaaaatagaaaatagaaaataaaataaaagaagagtacTGAAAGTTGGAATTAAGTATAGACAATATTGAAATAATAGTacatataaaaacccaatacgagattaattaaaatttagaatgaaaaataaaataaaatccaaaattggacaaattaaaaagagagttcaggaaggaatacaattttgaaacaactgaaattaaaaataaaaaataaaaaataaaaatattaaaataacacaattcaatattagttaatattcaaaataaaaaataaaataaattcttaaattagaaaaataaaaataagatttcaactaggaatacaatttataaataactaaaattgatgataaaaaataaagactattgaaagaaaagaccatctaaaacacatgacgagattaattaagtaataagCATATAAATGAGTatagtggtggcggttgatgggacatgtaaaaattattaataaaacaccaaatataaTCTTAATGACGATTAAAATGAATGATGATGGATAGGTCGTAAAGCAACCGGTTAaggcggttggcgggacttatagaaagtcgaaaaataaaccccaatgataattatatttaatttttaaaatctcaatgacaataaaaatgaTAGGCAACGGGCGGGTCGTACAGTAGTACAATGGCAGAGCCGGCAATagttgatgggacttctagaaagtaaaaaaatgaattccaacgatagttatgttcgattttacgAATCCcaacaacaataaaaaataagcgGCGGATGGGTATAGTGGCAACGTTTAAcgatatttctaaaaattataaaaaataaaatccaacgagtcaataaaccctaaaaactataaggtccaaTTTTAAAAGGTTCGGGCTtctaaaaagttttaaaaaataaactccaatgataattatgtttgattttaaaatctcaatgacaataaagaagggaggcagcgggcgagccgtagaggagtacagcgACAAATCCACGAACATTTTGGCGGAACTTCTATAAAGTAGAAAGAACCTAAACGATAATTATATTCGATTTTGAAAATACCGAAGATGCAGCAGActggccgtagaggagtataatgacaACGTTTGACAgaacttataaaaaaaatctaaatacgaaacccaacgagacaataaactctaaaaactataagatccaatttttaaaggttacaaggagaatgaataggaACAGTGGAAgaccgagcaagcaaataaaaaaggatatgacagaagtaagggaTAGTAAGTGGTGTGACTTTTTAAAAActactataaaattagaaacatggGGATTTTAAGATTTGGTCTTTTATAGTCTTATAAGACAACGAGGTGGTTATTTAATAAagtttaagtaaaatcatataaaaaaataattgtgtATAGGCGTTAGccttgcgcgggccacccagcaaGTTGACTATGATAAAAACCTTTAATCGATCCTTCCTAGCTCAGTTAGAGTAAAGTAGGGCCTCAAATCATTGTGGTTGGTTCAGTGATTTGAGGCCCCTGGCCAGATAACTAAAGCACCCAATACATCATTTCGCTGGTGAGCTTGTACATCTCAGACCTGTGCTTCAGCATGCGGAGCCCTCCACCATTGGCACCACCACCAGCATCATCCTCATCGTCATCGCAGCGCTCCACCTCGACGGCGGTTAACACAGCGAACAGCTCCTCGCCATCGCGATGATCCTCATCGGTGCGGAAGAACCTGGCAATGCAGAACTTGCCGGAGCCCAGGTTCACGAGGTCCGAGCTGACAAGATTGAGGGCGTCTGGCGGTGTGAACTCCATAGGAAAGCTGCGAAGCAGCGGCAGCTCGCCGCCATCAAGGTCCAGAGCGGAGAGCACcaagctcctcttcctcctGTCTCTGGTGCTGTGTGAGAGGCCAAACCAAAGGCCGTGCTCATGGCAATACTCGGCGAGACCAACAAATGGCAGCGTCCATCTTGTGGCCACTGTGCTCCACGCATGGCGCACCGTGTCGAAGCAGTAGATGCCGCCATTGTCGTGCGTGGATAACCAGATGTCCGTGCCACCGATCACAGCGTAGGAGTCGACTTCGAAgtcggacagcggcggcggcgggagcgcgcAGCAGCGCCAATCCTCGTTCAATCCATCCTCATAGATGAGCCCATGGAAGCTTCCACCGTCGTCGACATCGAGGATGTAGAGGTCGTCGCCGACGGTGACAGAGGTGGCAGGCAATGTCACCTGGTAGGGGAGGGCGGGCATGGTGCGGACGGCGTGCTCGCCGGGGTCGTAGAGGACGGTGCGGCAGCTCTggtcggcggcgaccaccaTGTTGTGGTTGCCTCCAAGGAGGAAGAACTCCATGTTCTGGTTCCCGGACAAGCTGGAGGAGGGAGGGTAGAAGGTCATGGCCGGGCATGGCAGGCTGCCGTACTccaccgcgtcggcggcggcggcggcggatggcacCGGAGATGGACGTGGGAGGAAGAAGCGGTCCATGTCTATGTTCCGCAGCGTGTAGTTGCTGCGGCGTGGGGCGAACTCCTCCAGCACCAGATGAACAAACCGACGAACACTCATCGTCGATCGATCGGATGAATCGATGATCGTCCCCAAAATGAAGTAATCTTACTAAAGATTGATTG of the Oryza sativa Japonica Group chromosome 2, ASM3414082v1 genome contains:
- the LOC107275450 gene encoding uncharacterized protein; translated protein: MSVRRFVHLVLEEFAPRRSNYTLRNIDMDRFFLPRPSPVPSAAAAADAVEYGSLPCPAMTFYPPSSSLSGNQNMEFFLLGGNHNMVVAADQSCRTVLYDPGEHAVRTMPALPYQVTLPATSVTVGDDLYILDVDDGGSFHGLIYEDGLNEDWRCCALPPPPLSDFEVDSYAVIGGTDIWLSTHDNGGIYCFDTVRHAWSTVATRWTLPFVGLAEYCHEHGLWFGLSHSTRDRRKRSLVLSALDLDGGELPLLRSFPMEFTPPDALNLVSSDLVNLGSGKFCIARFFRTDEDHRDGEELFAVLTAVEVERCDDDEDDAGGGANGGGLRMLKHRSEMYKLTSEMMYWVL